From Vibrio aerogenes, a single genomic window includes:
- the prfB gene encoding peptide chain release factor 2 (programmed frameshift) yields the protein MFEINPIKNRLQDVSERTDILRGYLDYDAKKERLEEVNAELEQPDVWNEPERAQALGRERASLEAVVETIQQLDQGVDDVEGLLELAVEAEDQETFDEISPELDELEAKLEKLEFRRMFSGDHDGSDCYIDLQAGSGGTEAQDWTSMLLRMYLRWAESKGFKTEVIEVSEGEVAGLKSVTVRVSGEYAYGWLRTETGVHRLVRKSPFDSGGRRHTSFASAFIYPEVDENIAIDVNPADLRIDVYRASGAGGQHVNTTESAVRITHLPTNTVVQCQTDRSQHKNKDQAMKQLRAKLFELELQKQNAEKQANEDAKSDIGWGSQIRSYVLDDSRIKDLRTGIENRNTQAVLDGDLDKFIEASLKSGL from the exons ATGTTTGAAATCAATCCTATAAAAAATCGTCTTCAGGATGTGTCTGAGCGCACAGATATCCTGAGGGGGTATCTT GACTATGATGCTAAGAAAGAGCGTCTTGAAGAAGTCAATGCAGAGTTAGAACAACCTGATGTCTGGAATGAGCCTGAACGCGCTCAGGCATTGGGACGTGAAAGAGCTTCTCTGGAAGCTGTCGTAGAAACAATTCAGCAGCTTGATCAGGGTGTTGATGATGTTGAAGGTTTGCTGGAACTGGCTGTTGAAGCTGAAGATCAGGAAACATTTGACGAGATTTCACCTGAACTGGATGAGCTGGAAGCAAAACTGGAAAAACTTGAGTTCCGGCGAATGTTTTCGGGTGACCATGATGGATCAGACTGCTATATTGATTTGCAGGCAGGCTCCGGAGGAACAGAAGCTCAGGACTGGACTTCAATGCTGCTGCGTATGTATTTACGCTGGGCGGAGTCAAAAGGTTTTAAAACCGAAGTTATTGAAGTTTCTGAAGGTGAAGTCGCAGGCTTAAAGTCCGTGACCGTAAGGGTTTCGGGTGAATATGCATATGGATGGTTGCGTACTGAAACGGGTGTTCACCGCCTTGTCCGTAAATCTCCTTTTGACTCAGGTGGCCGGCGTCATACATCATTTGCATCCGCATTTATTTACCCTGAAGTGGATGAAAATATTGCGATCGATGTCAACCCCGCAGATTTAAGAATCGATGTATACCGGGCGTCCGGAGCTGGTGGCCAGCACGTGAACACAACTGAATCTGCTGTCCGGATTACGCACTTACCTACCAATACAGTTGTTCAGTGTCAGACAGATCGTTCTCAGCATAAGAATAAAGATCAGGCAATGAAACAGCTGCGTGCAAAATTATTTGAGCTTGAACTGCAGAAACAAAATGCAGAAAAGCAAGCGAATGAAGATGCCAAATCTGATATTGGCTGGGGCAGTCAAATCCGTTCCTATGTGCTGGATGACTCTCGAATTAAGGATTTAAGAACCGGAATTGAAAACCGGAATACTCAGGCAGTCCTTGATGGTGATTTGGATAAATTTATAGAAGCTAGTCTGAAATCGGGTCTTTAG
- the lysS gene encoding lysine--tRNA ligase, protein MTDVIQNDNIQEENKLVAERRSKLEHIRKSCKSNGHPNDFRRDSLAGDLQKDFGEKTKEELEELNHIVAVAGRVMAKRGPFLVIQETSGRIQAYATKDVQKELKAKYQGLDIGDIIGVKGALHKSGKGDLYVNMESYELLTKALRPLPEKFHGLTDQELRYRQRYVDLIVNEDSRQAFIIRSKLITAIRGFMASKNYLEVETPMMQTIPGGAAARPFITHHNALDIDMYLRIAPELYLKRLVVGGFERVFEINRNFRNEGLSLRHNPEFTMMEFYQAYSDYHDLMDLTEEMLSQVAQEVMGATTVPYGDETVDFGGRYARMTMLEAIQHYNPDHQDIQSLDNDKIQDRELMISIAKSLHIEVESFWTCGQLLEEIFGETAEPQLIQPTFITGYPADISPLARRNDDNPFITDRFEFFIGGREVANGFSELNDAEDQESRFKAQVAAKDAGDDEAMFYDGDYIRALEHGLPPTAGQGIGIDRLAMLFTNAHSIRDVILFPAMRPQQ, encoded by the coding sequence ATGACTGATGTGATTCAAAACGACAACATTCAAGAAGAAAATAAGCTTGTTGCGGAACGTCGTAGTAAGCTGGAACATATTCGGAAAAGTTGTAAATCGAACGGACACCCAAATGATTTTCGCCGGGACAGCCTGGCTGGAGATTTGCAGAAAGACTTCGGTGAAAAGACAAAAGAAGAGCTGGAAGAACTCAACCATATTGTTGCTGTTGCTGGCCGGGTAATGGCAAAACGTGGTCCTTTTTTAGTGATTCAGGAAACCTCAGGGCGTATACAGGCGTATGCGACTAAAGATGTCCAAAAAGAGCTGAAAGCCAAATATCAGGGGCTGGATATTGGTGACATCATTGGCGTGAAAGGTGCATTGCACAAATCGGGTAAGGGTGATCTTTACGTTAACATGGAATCGTATGAGTTGTTGACGAAAGCATTACGTCCGCTACCGGAAAAATTCCATGGGTTAACGGATCAGGAACTGCGTTATCGTCAGCGTTATGTTGATCTGATTGTGAACGAAGATTCGCGTCAGGCATTTATTATCCGCTCGAAACTGATTACTGCGATTCGTGGTTTTATGGCTTCCAAAAACTATCTTGAAGTTGAAACCCCAATGATGCAAACCATCCCTGGTGGTGCGGCTGCCCGTCCGTTCATCACCCATCATAACGCTTTAGATATTGATATGTATCTGCGTATTGCACCAGAGTTATATCTGAAACGTTTGGTCGTTGGTGGTTTTGAACGGGTATTTGAAATTAACCGTAACTTCCGCAATGAAGGGTTGTCTTTACGGCATAACCCTGAATTTACGATGATGGAATTTTATCAGGCTTACTCTGACTATCATGATCTGATGGACTTGACTGAGGAAATGTTAAGTCAGGTTGCTCAGGAAGTGATGGGAGCCACGACGGTTCCTTATGGCGATGAGACCGTTGATTTTGGCGGTCGATATGCCCGAATGACCATGTTGGAAGCAATCCAGCACTATAATCCGGATCATCAGGATATTCAGAGTCTGGATAATGATAAAATTCAGGATCGTGAATTGATGATTTCTATTGCTAAGTCTCTTCATATTGAAGTTGAATCATTCTGGACTTGTGGCCAGTTACTGGAAGAGATCTTTGGTGAAACCGCAGAGCCTCAGTTGATTCAGCCAACATTTATAACAGGTTATCCTGCTGATATTTCTCCACTGGCCCGACGCAATGATGATAATCCATTTATTACTGACCGGTTTGAATTCTTTATTGGTGGCCGGGAAGTTGCGAATGGCTTCTCTGAGCTGAATGATGCTGAAGATCAGGAGTCTCGTTTTAAAGCGCAAGTGGCAGCAAAAGATGCCGGTGACGATGAAGCAATGTTTTATGACGGGGATTATATCCGGGCTCTGGAGCACGGACTGCCACCGACAGCAGGGCAGGGTATTGGAATCGATCGTCTGGCGATGTTATTTACCAATGCGCATTCAATACGCGATGTGATTCTTTTCCCGGCGATGAGACCTCAGCAATAA
- a CDS encoding NADP(H)-dependent aldo-keto reductase, with the protein MQYTKLPHSTLEISKICLGTMTFGEQNTLSDTCNQLDYALEQGVNFIDTAEVYPVPPRPDTQGLTESYIGQWLEKSGKREKVILATKVAGPRGAEIRDKMALDHRNIHQAIDDSLSRLKTDYVDLYQLHWPQRQTNCFGKLNYPYPDEKEAVTLIESLEAMSDLVKAGKVRYIGVSNETPWGLMTYLRLAEKHDLPRIVTIQNPYSLLNRSFEVGLSEITHYEGVKLLAYSPMAFGVLSGKYLDGHPKNARCTIFERFNKRYFTPQGIKATRAYTDLAREHGLDPAQMALAFVNQRPFVASTIIGATTMEQLKTNIDSINIELSESLLNKIDAISAAFSNPCP; encoded by the coding sequence ATGCAATATACAAAACTGCCTCACTCGACATTAGAAATCAGCAAAATTTGTCTGGGAACAATGACTTTCGGAGAGCAAAACACGCTCTCTGACACATGTAATCAGCTGGATTATGCTTTAGAGCAGGGAGTGAATTTTATTGACACTGCCGAAGTATACCCGGTTCCCCCCAGACCTGATACTCAGGGATTGACTGAGTCTTATATCGGTCAATGGCTGGAAAAATCAGGAAAAAGAGAAAAAGTGATTCTGGCGACAAAAGTTGCAGGTCCCCGAGGTGCTGAAATCCGGGATAAGATGGCTCTGGATCACAGGAATATACACCAGGCAATTGATGACAGTCTGAGCCGGTTGAAAACCGATTATGTCGATCTCTATCAGCTCCACTGGCCACAAAGACAAACCAATTGTTTCGGAAAACTGAACTATCCTTACCCGGATGAAAAAGAAGCGGTCACTTTGATTGAGTCACTGGAAGCAATGAGTGACCTGGTTAAAGCAGGAAAGGTTCGTTATATTGGCGTTTCAAATGAAACACCATGGGGATTAATGACTTATTTACGCCTGGCAGAAAAACATGATCTTCCCCGAATAGTCACAATCCAAAATCCGTACAGCTTACTGAACCGAAGTTTTGAAGTTGGACTTTCAGAAATAACCCACTACGAAGGGGTTAAGCTGCTGGCGTACTCGCCAATGGCCTTTGGTGTATTGAGTGGCAAGTATCTTGATGGTCATCCAAAGAATGCAAGATGCACGATATTTGAACGATTTAATAAACGTTACTTTACGCCTCAGGGGATTAAAGCGACAAGAGCCTACACAGATCTGGCCAGAGAGCACGGGCTGGATCCCGCGCAAATGGCACTTGCTTTTGTCAATCAGCGTCCTTTTGTTGCTTCAACAATTATAGGCGCAACAACAATGGAACAATTAAAAACAAATATCGATAGTATCAACATTGAATTGTCAGAGTCATTGTTAAATAAGATAGATGCCATTTCAGCAGCTTTCTCAAACCCATGTCCATAA
- the mutH gene encoding DNA mismatch repair endonuclease MutH — MRTEPETKEELLQSAHRIAGLSFAELADIANVPVPENLKKDKGWVGQLLEWHLGATSGSKPQQDFEHLGIELKSIPVSYTGQPLETTFVCVAPLTGVHGLSWETSHVRHKLSCVLWVPVEGEREIPLRDRRVGTPLLWTPSQKEEQLLKNDWEELMELIVLGQVEQITAKHGQVLQLRPKAANSRVKTDAYGASGKMIKTKPRGFYLRTQFTAQILERHFLHLQN; from the coding sequence GTGAGAACAGAACCCGAGACTAAAGAAGAACTATTGCAAAGTGCCCACCGTATCGCCGGGCTGAGTTTTGCTGAACTTGCAGATATAGCAAATGTTCCTGTGCCTGAAAATCTGAAAAAAGACAAAGGCTGGGTAGGACAACTACTGGAATGGCACTTAGGTGCAACTTCCGGAAGTAAACCTCAGCAAGATTTTGAACATTTAGGGATAGAACTGAAAAGCATTCCCGTAAGTTATACTGGTCAGCCACTTGAAACAACGTTTGTATGTGTTGCTCCTCTTACTGGTGTTCATGGGCTATCCTGGGAAACAAGTCATGTCAGACACAAACTATCTTGTGTTTTATGGGTTCCGGTTGAAGGAGAAAGAGAAATTCCGCTTCGTGACAGAAGAGTCGGGACACCTCTCCTCTGGACACCTTCTCAGAAAGAAGAACAATTATTAAAAAATGATTGGGAAGAACTCATGGAGCTAATCGTTCTTGGCCAGGTTGAACAGATTACAGCCAAACATGGTCAGGTACTTCAGTTACGACCTAAAGCAGCAAACAGCCGGGTAAAAACTGATGCTTATGGCGCCAGCGGAAAAATGATTAAAACCAAGCCCAGAGGCTTTTATCTGCGTACACAATTTACCGCTCAGATTCTTGAACGACACTTCTTGCATCTGCAAAATTAA
- the rppH gene encoding RNA pyrophosphohydrolase: MIDGDGYRLNVGIVICNNHGQVFWAKRYGQHSWQFPQGGIDEGETPEQAMFRELYEEVGLTKRDVKIVATSRHWLKYKLPKRLVRWDSQPVCIGQKQKWFLLRLECHESKINMQRGVTPEFDGWRWVSYWYPVRQVVSFKRDVYRRVMKEFASVAMPFKTRKPKGKRKPKRG, from the coding sequence GTGATCGATGGCGATGGTTACCGGCTTAATGTTGGTATTGTAATTTGTAACAACCATGGTCAGGTATTCTGGGCGAAACGATACGGACAACATTCCTGGCAATTTCCTCAAGGTGGAATTGATGAAGGTGAGACTCCTGAACAGGCAATGTTTCGAGAGCTTTATGAAGAGGTTGGTTTAACAAAAAGAGATGTAAAAATTGTAGCAACCAGCCGGCACTGGTTAAAGTATAAGTTGCCAAAACGGTTGGTACGATGGGACTCTCAACCTGTTTGTATCGGACAAAAACAGAAATGGTTTCTTTTACGTTTGGAATGTCATGAATCAAAGATTAACATGCAACGTGGAGTAACACCTGAGTTTGATGGTTGGCGCTGGGTGAGCTATTGGTATCCTGTAAGGCAAGTCGTTTCATTTAAACGTGACGTGTATCGTCGTGTAATGAAAGAATTTGCATCAGTTGCGATGCCATTCAAAACCCGTAAACCAAAAGGTAAACGAAAACCTAAAAGAGGGTAA
- the ptsP gene encoding phosphoenolpyruvate--protein phosphotransferase: MLSQLREIVEQVSRIEDIHQALNHLVKETCKAMDTECCTIYLANEEKQSLELMATQGLKFKRKKISIGFDEGLVGLVKRTAEPINLAEASKHPDFKYFKQLGERVYHSFLGTPIIYRKQVLGVLVVQQRVPRQFSEIEESFIVTLAAQLAILIAHSLSQGLWSLSHKQISVIKGIAASPGVAIGEFWCDNSQPELESVLPASTLDIKKEQEMLLQAVENALSDFRRMRKKFDGDIHKDTLAIFDLFTHLLNDPMLRNDLKDKIQQGDRADWALRQVVERYVSRFSAMTDNYMRERAQDMKELGQRLLFFLYNMENEELEFEKPIILVVRELTASLLASIPKDKLLAVVSIEGAANSHAAILSRALGIPAVMGVTLNMNHVNSVLGIVDGYSGFVHISPDSKVLAEYRALVEEESELSEMVNESLSALALTQDGHQIKVLLNTGLNTDTNPVVNQGIDGVGLYRTEVSFLLQNRFPSEEEQTLRYQQMLEMYADKTVVMRTLDIGGDKPLPYLPIEEDNPFLGWRGIRFSLDHPDIFLIQLRAMMKASAGTNNLRILLPMVSGMKELDEARGLIQRAYEEVSSDVPSIVMPPVGVMIEVPSMIYLLPLIADRIDFVSVGTNDLTQYLLAVDRNNARVADVYESMHPSVLSALKHIYDTCTQFKIDVCICGELAGDPIGALLLIGMGYRSLSMNTSNVAKVKYLIRNAKVKTLQDLAQKALMQPYGHDIYSMMQTYFEEYGFAGFIRAGKY, translated from the coding sequence ATGCTGTCTCAGCTCAGGGAAATTGTTGAGCAAGTATCCAGAATTGAAGATATTCATCAGGCTCTGAACCATCTGGTGAAAGAAACCTGTAAGGCAATGGATACGGAATGTTGCACGATTTACCTTGCGAATGAGGAAAAGCAGAGCCTTGAGTTAATGGCGACTCAGGGCTTGAAATTTAAACGAAAAAAAATATCTATCGGGTTCGATGAAGGACTTGTCGGACTCGTTAAACGAACGGCAGAACCCATCAATCTGGCTGAGGCTTCCAAGCATCCGGACTTTAAATATTTTAAACAATTGGGAGAGCGGGTCTATCACAGTTTTTTAGGCACACCTATCATTTACCGTAAGCAGGTACTTGGTGTGTTGGTTGTTCAGCAACGTGTCCCGCGTCAGTTCAGTGAAATTGAAGAGTCTTTCATTGTCACGCTTGCCGCCCAACTGGCCATTCTCATCGCACACTCTTTATCTCAGGGGTTATGGTCACTTTCTCATAAGCAGATTTCAGTCATTAAAGGTATTGCTGCATCTCCCGGCGTCGCAATCGGAGAATTCTGGTGTGATAATTCGCAACCTGAGTTGGAAAGTGTTTTACCTGCATCCACACTGGACATAAAAAAAGAACAGGAGATGTTGCTGCAGGCTGTCGAAAATGCTTTGAGCGACTTTCGGCGTATGCGAAAAAAATTTGATGGCGATATCCATAAAGATACATTAGCTATTTTTGATTTATTTACGCATTTGCTGAATGATCCGATGCTGCGAAATGATCTGAAGGATAAGATACAGCAAGGTGATCGTGCTGACTGGGCTTTGCGCCAGGTTGTGGAAAGATATGTCTCCCGGTTTTCTGCAATGACTGACAATTATATGCGCGAAAGAGCTCAGGATATGAAAGAGCTGGGGCAGCGGCTGTTGTTCTTTTTATATAATATGGAAAATGAAGAACTGGAGTTTGAAAAGCCTATCATTCTGGTTGTCCGTGAGCTGACCGCATCACTATTGGCGAGTATTCCAAAAGATAAATTATTGGCAGTTGTTTCTATTGAGGGTGCTGCAAATTCCCATGCTGCAATTTTGTCCCGGGCTCTGGGCATTCCTGCTGTGATGGGGGTGACGCTGAATATGAATCATGTGAATTCAGTGCTTGGAATTGTGGATGGCTATAGTGGTTTTGTGCACATCTCTCCAGACTCTAAAGTGCTTGCCGAGTACCGGGCATTAGTCGAAGAAGAAAGTGAACTTTCTGAAATGGTTAATGAAAGCCTTTCGGCTTTAGCCTTAACTCAGGATGGTCATCAGATCAAAGTGCTGTTGAATACCGGTTTAAATACAGATACGAATCCGGTGGTTAATCAGGGCATTGATGGCGTAGGTTTATATCGGACTGAAGTGTCATTTTTGCTGCAGAATCGTTTTCCTTCTGAAGAAGAGCAAACGCTGCGATATCAGCAGATGCTGGAAATGTACGCAGATAAGACTGTTGTGATGAGAACGCTGGATATCGGTGGCGATAAGCCGTTACCTTATTTGCCCATAGAAGAAGATAATCCTTTTCTCGGATGGCGGGGAATTCGTTTTTCTCTTGATCATCCAGATATCTTCCTGATTCAGCTCAGAGCGATGATGAAAGCCAGTGCCGGGACAAACAATCTGCGTATTTTATTACCAATGGTTTCAGGAATGAAAGAGCTGGATGAGGCTCGCGGATTGATTCAGCGGGCATATGAAGAAGTTTCATCTGACGTTCCATCAATTGTTATGCCACCGGTTGGGGTGATGATTGAAGTACCTTCGATGATTTATCTTTTACCCCTGATTGCTGACCGGATTGACTTTGTTTCCGTTGGTACAAATGATTTAACGCAATACCTGCTGGCAGTTGACCGGAACAATGCCCGTGTGGCTGATGTCTATGAGTCTATGCATCCTTCAGTACTCAGCGCTTTAAAACATATTTATGATACGTGTACACAATTCAAAATCGATGTTTGTATTTGCGGAGAGTTAGCCGGAGACCCGATAGGCGCTTTGTTACTGATAGGAATGGGATATCGTTCATTGAGTATGAACACATCAAACGTTGCAAAAGTAAAATACCTGATTCGTAATGCAAAGGTTAAGACGCTTCAAGATTTAGCCCAAAAAGCATTGATGCAACCATATGGTCACGATATTTATAGTATGATGCAAACCTATTTTGAAGAGTATGGTTTCGCTGGCTTTATACGTGCAGGTAAGTACTGA
- a CDS encoding sulfite exporter TauE/SafE family protein, translating into MNIEFISELMLLGSVVGVLAGLLGIGGGLIVVPALLYLLPNAGIPAGLAMQIALATSLSTIVLTSGSSALNHLRFGNIDVFAIKWLIPGVVCGGFIGATLAEMIPAEYLPRIFGVIVFILAVQMFRSIRVQAFKPMPGPGVTSLSGIFIGIIASLAGIGGGALSVPFLNRHGVEMRKAVGSSSVCGCVIAISGMLGFIWHGVTVDNLPEYSLGYVYLPALLFISCTSIVLTKFGARLATELPTSILKKIFSVFLMFVSVHMLMR; encoded by the coding sequence TTGAATATTGAGTTTATCTCTGAACTGATGCTTCTTGGTAGCGTCGTAGGTGTTTTAGCAGGTCTGCTGGGAATCGGTGGCGGGCTAATTGTTGTCCCGGCACTGCTTTATCTGTTACCAAATGCCGGAATTCCGGCTGGCCTTGCCATGCAAATTGCATTAGCTACTTCTCTTTCTACTATAGTCCTTACTTCCGGATCCTCAGCACTAAATCATCTCAGGTTTGGTAATATTGATGTTTTTGCTATTAAGTGGTTGATTCCGGGTGTCGTTTGTGGTGGATTTATTGGTGCGACGCTGGCTGAGATGATTCCTGCTGAGTATCTGCCCAGAATTTTTGGCGTGATTGTATTTATACTGGCTGTGCAGATGTTTCGTTCTATCCGGGTTCAGGCTTTTAAACCGATGCCCGGACCGGGCGTAACATCGCTGAGTGGTATATTTATTGGCATCATCGCCAGTCTTGCCGGTATTGGTGGTGGCGCATTATCTGTTCCTTTTCTGAATCGTCATGGTGTCGAAATGCGGAAGGCGGTTGGGTCATCATCTGTATGTGGTTGCGTTATTGCGATTTCCGGAATGCTTGGATTTATCTGGCATGGTGTCACAGTGGATAATCTGCCTGAATATAGTCTGGGGTATGTCTATTTACCTGCACTATTATTTATTTCATGTACATCGATAGTTTTGACTAAGTTTGGTGCCAGGCTGGCGACGGAGTTACCAACTTCAATTCTCAAAAAAATATTTTCTGTATTTTTAATGTTTGTTTCTGTTCATATGCTAATGCGTTAA
- the lgt gene encoding prolipoprotein diacylglyceryl transferase codes for MSHGFLQFPNIDPVLFSIGPLSVRWYGLMYLFGFLFATWLANRRAERPGSGWTKDQVSDLLFAGFIGVIVGGRLGYVIFYGFDFWLQDPLYLFKVWTGGMSFHGGLLGVMTAMLWYGRKNNRQFFAVADFIAPLVPFGLALGRLGNFMNGELWGRKTDVPWGMVFPGAGPDPRHPSQIYEFLLEGVVLFIILNVFIRKKRPVGSVAGLFLIGYGLARIFVEHFREPDAQLGLFIGGISMGQILSLPMLLGGVLLMAWAYKSNRQSIQ; via the coding sequence ATGTCTCATGGGTTCCTCCAGTTTCCTAATATTGATCCTGTGCTATTTTCGATTGGGCCGTTGTCGGTTCGGTGGTATGGCCTTATGTACCTGTTTGGTTTTCTGTTTGCGACATGGCTTGCAAACAGAAGAGCTGAGAGACCTGGAAGTGGCTGGACAAAGGATCAGGTGTCCGATTTGTTATTTGCCGGTTTCATTGGTGTCATTGTTGGCGGGCGTCTTGGATATGTGATTTTTTATGGTTTCGACTTCTGGCTTCAGGACCCGCTCTATTTGTTTAAAGTCTGGACGGGTGGTATGTCTTTCCATGGTGGGTTATTGGGCGTGATGACTGCTATGTTATGGTACGGGAGAAAGAATAACCGTCAGTTCTTCGCAGTAGCCGATTTTATTGCTCCTCTTGTCCCATTTGGGCTGGCTTTAGGCCGTCTTGGGAACTTCATGAATGGTGAATTATGGGGACGAAAAACAGATGTTCCCTGGGGAATGGTCTTCCCCGGAGCCGGCCCCGACCCTCGCCATCCTTCACAGATCTATGAGTTTCTTTTGGAAGGTGTTGTGCTGTTTATTATTCTTAATGTATTCATTCGTAAAAAAAGGCCTGTTGGTTCAGTTGCCGGCCTCTTTTTGATAGGCTACGGTCTGGCCCGGATTTTTGTTGAACATTTCAGAGAGCCGGATGCACAACTGGGGCTGTTTATTGGTGGTATTTCTATGGGACAGATCCTGTCATTGCCTATGCTTTTAGGGGGAGTATTACTGATGGCCTGGGCATATAAGTCTAACCGACAGTCAATTCAATAA